CTCCCTAACTCCTTTTAAAACCATGTTTTTCCTGTTTTTATTAAATTCCAAAATGTTTTCAGCTGAGGTAAATGATTTGTCAATTTCACTTTGAGTTAATCCAACTGAAAGAAATACTGAGCTGAAATCTTTAGTTGTCTTAATATCAAAAACGGACTCTGCTCTTGAAGACAAAATTAACGGGAAGTCAAATTTCTTATGTAATGAAATTACATCCTTAATATTAGCTATTGTTTTAGCCCTATATGTTAAATAAGATTTCAAAATATCTATAAAGCAAATTTCAACAGCTACATTATTATTCAAAGATTCTTTAGCCAAAACCTGATTAAGACCACTGTCATATCGTTTTAAATAAGGTCTTGATAAAACATCCAACTGGATATTTTCCAAAAC
This genomic stretch from Methanobrevibacter smithii ATCC 35061 harbors:
- the rnp3 gene encoding ribonuclease P protein component 3, yielding MFFDLNVKGNSYDNNLKLAEEASKYGWDHINFSYNQNKFAKALEFKKDLQDNLDIGIDYTLEIDSGNVNEIRKIARKFRNKSSCISVIGGDLKVNRAVLENIQLDVLSRPYLKRYDSGLNQVLAKESLNNNVAVEICFIDILKSYLTYRAKTIANIKDVISLHKKFDFPLILSSRAESVFDIKTTKDFSSVFLSVGLTQSEIDKSFTSAENILEFNKNRKNMVLKGVREVNDEA